The region GCCATTGAATCAGTTGAACCTGGTATGATGAATGCATTAATAATTGCTAGAACCATAAATAAAATGCCCCATAGAGTAAATAATCCTCCGAAAACTGAGCATATCCAGCCCCAGGTACGATTCTTTCTTCCATCAACATCTTTGTTCTCGGTGGAGGTCATATCCGTTCCCCATGCAGATCGTATCCTTCTGGTACCATACACAAATATCAAAAATCCAAGAAGTAAACCTGATTGACCAAATAATATTGCCAGGAGTAGCATCTTACTTGGCGTAAAATTTACAGGTGGGTCGAAGTAACCATAAATTCCCCAACAAAGCCATGCAAAGCCCCACATTGTAATAAATACCCCGATTATGGAGAATATCCAACCCCATGTCCGATCACTTCTTCTATTCACATTTTGTTGGGAATCAGGGGGCATTCTCAAGTGATCCATAATTGTTTTATTCTACCCTCCATTTTGTCAATGAATTTTACTCCCACCGAAATAATATGGAAATATAGTCGGGTAATAAAAAAGAGAATCTATCGCAACTCTTGGAGTTCGCATTTATCCTAGCAACATGCGGTTATTTATTGCTATATTCAGGCTTTAATAGAGGATCCAGGAAAATTCGACCCGGCACCCTAACATAATTAGTTGTAGTAGAGATACGTTCCATATTTATTTTGATTTCCATGTTGCTTGTCTTAATCCATAATTCAGGTAAAAATGTCCCTGCGGGGCAGTTGCGGAATAGGCAGATGCACAGGGGACTTAAAATTGCGCGGTCGTCGCAGTGGCAACACTGTGTAAGTAAAAGTCCCCACATTTTTCCTTGTCTAATTTCATAAATCAAGTAAAATTACCCCTGCGGGGCGGTGGCGGAATTGGCAGACGCAGCAGACTTAAAATCTGCCGGNNNNNNNNNNNNNNNNNNNNNNNNNNNNNNNNNNNNNNNNNNNNNNNNNNNNNNNNNNNNNNNNNNNNNNNNNNNNNNNNNNNNNNNNNNNNNNNNNNNNNNNNNNNNNNNNNNNNNNNNNNNNNNNNNNNNNNNNNNNNNNNNNNNNNNNNNNNNNNNNNNNNNNNNNNNNNNNNNNNNNNNNNNNNNNNNNNNNNNNNNNNNNNGGGTTCAAGTCCCTCTCGCCCCGCTTGGAAAACCGTTATTATTTCGCAGATTCACATATGACTTTAAACCTGCCGATGGTAACACTGTGTGGGTTCAAGTCCCATCCACCCTCTACGAAGACCGTGCGATTACAGCACGGTTTTTCATTTTATAATTCAGATACTTTTACACATTGGAGGGATATTATTACATGACTACCAGCATATATGTACCTGAATCTGCCATGGCTATCCATGCCCATCCGGATGACATCGAGTTCACCTGTGCGGGCACCCTTGCACGTTGGGCAAAACTAGGCTCACACATCATATATGTGCTATGCACCAGTGGCGATGTAGGGATCGATGAACCGGGTATGACCCGTGAAAAGGCCACCCAGATACGTGAAGCCGAATCGCGGGAAGCCGCCCGTATCGCGGGAGTTAATGATGTTGTGTTCTTGCGCGAACCAGATGGTCTGTTGCAACCCACCCTTGAGCTAAGGAAAAAAATTGTGCGTGAAATCCGCAGGTATAAACCTGAAGTGATCCTCACCGGTGACCCAACCATCGTTTGGTCAGGCAGTGATTACATCAATCACCCCGATCACCGTGCAGCAGCCATGGCAGCCCTCGACGCCACCTTCCCAGCCGCGGGGCAACCCAACCTGTTCGAAGACCTGGCAGACGAGGGCCTGAGTGGGCATAAGGTACGCAAGGTGTATGCCCATGTGTGGGAAAATGCGGATGTTTATGTAAATATCGAAGATACCATCGATACCAAAGTGGCAGCCTTGCGGGCTCATAAGAGCCAACTGAAGGATTGGGATCCGGAAGAGATGATCAAGCAATGGGGGGCAGAGGCTGCCAGGGGCAAGGAAATGCCATACGCTGAAACCTTCAAAGTCGTTGCCCTGCTCGACGATGAAACCTGGCAAAAAACTAAGAACAAAACGTAATCGATCATTGCCAAGCATGGTATCAAACAAATTTATGCTACAATCGCACGCATGATGCCACGCACGGTCTTCATGGGCTCACCTGAGTTTGCCTTACCTGCCTTACGCAGCCTGGCAACACGCTACCCTGTGGTAGGAGTGGTCACCCAGCCCGATCGGCCAGCTGGACGTGGACGGCAGTTGTCCCCACCCCCTGTGAAGCTACTAGCTGAGGAGCTAGAATTGCCTGTAATCCAGCCGAGGAGATTAAGTGAGCCAGGAGCCTATGATCAGCTGCAGCAGTGGGCTCCGGAGCTGATCATTGTAACTGCCTTCGGGCAGATCTTGCGACCTGCGGTTTTGGAATTACCTAAATATGGTTGCATCAACGTGCATGGTTCACTGCTGCCTCTTTGGAGAGGCGCCGCACCCATCCAGGCTGCCATCCTGAATGGAGATAACCTGACGGGAATCACCATCATGCGCATGGACTCCGGAATTGATACCGGACCCATATTGAGTCAAAAGTCACTGCCGATTAACCGTGATGATAACGCTTTAAGCCTGGCAGCGAAACTTGCCGAGCTTGGGGCTGAATTGCTGGATGAAACTTTGCCGAGGTATCTATCGGGTGCACTTACACCCACTGCCCAGGATGAGAACCTGGCAACCTATGCTCCCATGATCAAAAAAGAAGATGGTCTGCTCAATTTTTCATTTCCTGCCATCGTGTTGGACCGGAAAGTCAGAGCATACAACCCCTGGCCTGGAGCTTTTACCTATTGGAACAACCAGATGTTGAAAATTCATCGTGCTCATCCCATTGTCGGGATTAATGGTGTGGCTGGGAAACACACTATCTATCAAGATCTGCCAGCAATATTTACTGGTGAGGGTCTTCTGGTGCTGGAGGAGCTTCAACTCTCAGGCAGAACAAGCCAAAGCGGGAAAATATTCCTGCTAGGCGTGAGGAATTGGGAAAGCTAGGCTGGTAAGCTGTGATGTTCACTCTCCCTCGCACAACTGCTCTTTATCATGTGACCCTCCTACGCCATGGTGAGTCACAGGGCAATTTTGAAGGACGCCACCAAGGTCAGGCTGATTTTCCGTTGACGGAGCGCGGCAGAGAACAGGCGAGAGCCTTGGTAAATCGCTGGAAATCTGAAAAGAAGGAATTTGAGCTGGTCATATCCAGCCCGTTGGCTCGTGCTCAGGAGACGGCCGAAATCATCGCTCACGGGTTGAATCTACCATTGGAGCTAGATCCGGTGTGGATGGAGCGTAATAACGGTCTGATGGCAGGTTTAAAACCTGAGGAAGTACGCCAGAGATTGCCTCAACCGGCTTTCATTCATCCATACCTGGCTGTTGGCCAAACGGGTGAGAGCCAGTGGCAGCTGTATTTGCGGGCAGGTGCAGCAGTGCAAAGCCTCTTTGAGCGCCCGCCGGGGAAATACCTGGTAGTCTCCCATGGCGGATTACTAAACATGTTCTTTTATGCGATTCTAGGCATCACACCGCAACCGAATTTCCATGGACCACGTTTTCGATTTAATAATTCCGCCTTTGCCACGGTGAGCTATAACCCCACTTCACATCACTGGTACATCATCGGGGTAAACGATCACCTGCACGCGAAAACTGCCGAGGAATGACCGTGCATTTCATCACGCTACTTCGCCATGGAGAGTCGGAAGGCAATAGTGGTGGTGTGCTGCAAGGCCAGGCAGATTACCCACTCACCCCCGCCGGTGTGGAACAAGCCGAAACGCTGGCATCCTCCTGGAAATCACAGTTGTTCAAATTCGACCTGATCGTCAGCAGTCCTCTGAAACGTGCAACCCAAACAGCAGAGATCATCTCCAGATATTTGAAAATTCCGGTCGAGTTTGACCCCGCCTGGAAAGAAAGGAATTACGGGAAGTTACAAGGCACACTGCTTAAAGATATAGAAGCACTTACGCCAACGGTTGATTTCTTTCACCCCTACCAACCTATCGGTGAGAATGGAGAAAGCCAGGTGGACTTATATACCCGCGCCTGCGTGGGATTGCAGAATGTCATCCGCCAACCTGATGGGGCATACTTGATCATCTCCCATGGTGGTATTCTGAATAAAGCCATGTTCGTAGTGTTAGGAATCACCCCCCAGGGTCATTACAACAGCCCTGTCTTCCACTTTAGCAATACCGGCTATGCGCAGTTACGTTATAATTCTTCATCCAGGCAATGGGCTGTCATCAATCTAAATAACCACCTGCCGATGAATCACATTTAAGGAGTTTAATCCTGGAACCTCGTTTGAGCTGGTTGATCTTTGGCGCGGGTGCCATAGGCACCTATATCGGAGGCAGTTTGATCCTGCAAGGGGAAAAGGTTGTATTCGTGGAACAACCTGGGACGGACAGCCTCCTGAGAGATCGTGGGCTGAAGCTACATATCCGTGGCCAGGATTACCGCATCCTTCATCCGGTGGTATTCTCGAACCTTGAAGCTGCATTTGCCTATACCACCTTTGATATCGCTGTTTTTGCCTTGAAGTCCTTCGATACCCAACCCACGCTGGAGAGTATACGCCCCTTTGCGTCAACTTTTCCGCCGGTTTTATGCTTGCAGAATGGGGTTGAGAACGAAGCTATGCTTGAGACCGTCCTTGGAAAGACGCGTGTCATCCCGGGGACGGTGACAAGTGCTGTACGCAGGGTCGATGCAGGCGATATTATCCTGGAACGTGCCCGCGGGGTAGGGTTATCCAGCGGGCATTCGCTCTCAACCACGATAGCCCAAATCCTGACCAGTTCACACTTGATTGCCCGCCTGTACTCATCGCCCGTGGCGATGAAATGGTCAAAGATGTTGACCAACTTGCTGGCGAATGCCTCGGCAGCTATCCTGGACATGACCCCCACGGAAATACTTAGCCACCCAGCTCTTTATCTGGTGGAAATTGCCCAGCTACGCGAAGCCATCGCTGTGATGCAGGCTCTGGGGATCAGGCCGGTTGATTTACCTGGTGTGCCAGTGAGGAGTTTCGCCTGGGCTGTTAATCAGCTAACTCCACGCCTGTCCCAACCAATCATCTCACGCATGGCTGGCAAGGGGAGAGGGGAGAAAATGCCTTCCTTCCATATAGACCTGCATTCAGGTCGGGGGAAGAGCGAGGTTGATTATCTAAATGGGGCAGTCGTACGATTTGGGCAACATAACGGCATCCCAACGCCAATCAATCATTGGCTTTGCCAAACCTTACTCGACCAGATCCAGGGAAAAATACCCCTGGAAGAATACTCTCATCAACCTGATAAATATCTACGGACAATCCATCTTTCGGAAGAAATCGATTGAATTTTGTTTACCCGATTTTTCCATAATACAGAGGTAATGGATCAACAGGTTCATCACTCCAACGGTGGGCATTCAGCATCTTGCTCACTGCCTTGTCCAGCTTCACCTGGTCGTTGGCGTGGACGGTGAATAACACGTCTCCTTCTTTTACCCAATCTCCCACCTTGTGCTCGATAACCAACCCCACCGCATGGTCAATCGGATCCCCTTTGTGCTCTCGCCCGCCGCCCAAAAGGACCGTAGTTTCACCAGCATCGCGGGCATTCACTTCCGCAAGGTACCCACTTTGAGGTGCTTTTACCTGCTCAATCCACCTGGCTTTCGTGAATAAACTAGGTTGGTCAACGTAGCGGATATCCCCCCCCTGGGCCTGGACCATCTCGCGAAATTTAATAAGCGATTTTCCCCCCATGAGTGCTTCTTCCGCCAGGGATTTCCCCAGGTCTTCATTCTTAGCCAGACCGCCGAGTGCCAGCATATAGCCTGCAACCAACAGGCAGTGCTCTTTGAAATCGGCAGGACCTGCTCCATGCAGCGTTTCGATAGCCTCGACCATCTCAAGAGAATTCCCCACAGCCTTGCCTAATGGCTGGTTCATATCCGATAAAATCGCCACGGTTTTCCTACCAACCATTCCTCCGATTTCGACCATCAGCTCAGCTAGTTTTCGTGCCTCGCTCAAGTCCGTCATAAATGCCCCTATGCCAACCTTTACGTCAAGCAATATTGCTCGCGCACCGCTGGCTATCTTTTTGCTCATGATCGAAGAGGCAATTAGTGGGATGGATTGGACTGTCCCGGTCACGTCTCTCAGGGAATACAACTTCCCATCTGCAGGAGCCAGGTCAACGCTCTGGCCGATGAGCACGATTCCGATCGCTTTCAGCTGATTAATGAACTGTTCTATGCTCAAATCACTACGGAAGCCGGGTATCGATTCAAGTTTATCGAGTGTGCCACCACTAAAACCCAATCCCCGACCGGACATTTTACCGACCGGTAAACCGCAGGCTGCGACAGTTGGGGCAACCACCAGGCTGGTCTTATCTCCCACGCCTCCCGTCGAGTGTTTATCGACTGTAATCGGAACAACATTCGATAAATCAAGCACCTCACCGGAATGAGCCATCGCCAGCGTCATATCCTTCGTCTCACGCGATGTCATCCCGTTCAATAAGATCGCCATGGCCAATGCGGAGGCCTGATAATCGGGAATTTCCCCTTTAGTGTATCCCTCGATGAAAAATTTAATTTCAGCCTGTGAAAGCTCAAGCTGATCGCGTTTCTTGATGATGATATCCACCATGCGCATGGCTAACCTTCTCCTGTGTATCCGCTCATTATAATCGACGCTTCACTTGGTCAGAAAAACCAGCCAGGTGAGGTGTAAACTTCACTCCGACCTGAGCAGAGTTTTGGCTTTGTGCCAGACTGCATCGAACATTTCGACTGTCAGCCTGCCGGTTTGGGTGTTTTGTTGGCTGGGGTGATAAGAAGCGACCAGCCAGGGCAATCCTTCTCCCAGCTGATATGATTCTCCATGTTTAAATTTATAATTGGGAATGATATGCCCCCATTCACGATAAATTCTCCGGGCATTATCAAACCCAATGCGACCAAGTGCCACTATACCCTGCAGGTTTTGCATCAGCTTGATTTCTTGGTTAAGATAGGGACGGCAGTTGTCCATTTCAACTCGGGTGGGCTTATTATCGGGTGGAACGCAGCGACAGGCAGCTGAAATAAGCATATCTCTTAGCATCAAACCATCCTCGCGGCTCACCGACATCGCCTGGTTAGCAAAACCGGCGCGGTGAAGAGCAGCAAAAAGAAACACCCCGGAAGCATCACCAGTGAACATCCTACCCGTGCGGTTGGAGCCATGCGGGCCGGGTGCCAGTCCAATCACCAGGACCCGCCCAAGGATATCGCCGAACGCTGGAACGGGCTTCCCCCAATAATCCCAATTCTGATAGGCTTTTTTCTTCTTTTTTGCCACTAATTCGCGGTATTCCACCAGGCGCGGGCACTTTCGGCAGCTGATGATGGTTTGATTCAAGATTTCGAGCTCCATAAACCTCACATGTTTCAACCCTCAAACAATCAACATAGCATCGCCGAATGAATAAAAGCGATAATTTTCATTTTTGGCGATTTCGTAAGCTTTACTGACAAGCTCTCGTGTTGCAAAAGCACTGACCAGCATGATTAATGTTGAACGGGGTAAGTGGAAATTGGTGACTATAGCATCTACAGCATTAAAATGGTACCCTGGCAAAATATACAGGCCAGTGGCTCCCTCATATGGTCTGAGCATGCCATCTGCAGCAGCGCTTTCCAGTGTGCGCACGCTGGTCGTCCCCACTGCCACTACACGACCTCCCGCTGCTTTGACTGCGTTGATTGCCATGGCATTCTGTTCAGTAAGCTGGCACCACTCGCTGTGGATTTTGTGTTTCGTTGGGTCACCTTCTGTGACTGGCGCAAATGTATCCAAGCCGACGTGCAGGGTA is a window of Anaerolineales bacterium DNA encoding:
- a CDS encoding thymidine phosphorylase; this encodes MRMVDIIIKKRDQLELSQAEIKFFIEGYTKGEIPDYQASALAMAILLNGMTSRETKDMTLAMAHSGEVLDLSNVVPITVDKHSTGGVGDKTSLVVAPTVAACGLPVGKMSGRGLGFSGGTLDKLESIPGFRSDLSIEQFINQLKAIGIVLIGQSVDLAPADGKLYSLRDVTGTVQSIPLIASSIMSKKIASGARAILLDVKVGIGAFMTDLSEARKLAELMVEIGGMVGRKTVAILSDMNQPLGKAVGNSLEMVEAIETLHGAGPADFKEHCLLVAGYMLALGGLAKNEDLGKSLAEEALMGGKSLIKFREMVQAQGGDIRYVDQPSLFTKARWIEQVKAPQSGYLAEVNARDAGETTVLLGGGREHKGDPIDHAVGLVIEHKVGDWVKEGDVLFTVHANDQVKLDKAVSKMLNAHRWSDEPVDPLPLYYGKIG
- a CDS encoding uracil-DNA glycosylase; translated protein: MELEILNQTIISCRKCPRLVEYRELVAKKKKKAYQNWDYWGKPVPAFGDILGRVLVIGLAPGPHGSNRTGRMFTGDASGVFLFAALHRAGFANQAMSVSREDGLMLRDMLISAACRCVPPDNKPTRVEMDNCRPYLNQEIKLMQNLQGIVALGRIGFDNARRIYREWGHIIPNYKFKHGESYQLGEGLPWLVASYHPSQQNTQTGRLTVEMFDAVWHKAKTLLRSE
- a CDS encoding 2-dehydropantoate 2-reductase, with product MLEPRLSWLIFGAGAIGTYIGGSLILQGEKVVFVEQPGTDSLLRDRGLKLHIRGQDYRILHPVVFSNLEAAFAYTTFDIAVFALKSFDTQPTLESIRPFASTFPPVLCLQNGVENEAMLETVLGKTRVIPGTVTSAVRRVDAGDIILERARGVGLSSGHSLSTTIAQILTSSHLIARLYSSPVAMKWSKMLTNLLANASAAILDMTPTEILSHPALYLVEIAQLREAIAVMQALGIRPVDLPGVPVRSFAWAVNQLTPRLSQPIISRMAGKGRGEKMPSFHIDLHSGRGKSEVDYLNGAVVRFGQHNGIPTPINHWLCQTLLDQIQGKIPLEEYSHQPDKYLRTIHLSEEID
- a CDS encoding histidine phosphatase family protein, whose translation is MFTLPRTTALYHVTLLRHGESQGNFEGRHQGQADFPLTERGREQARALVNRWKSEKKEFELVISSPLARAQETAEIIAHGLNLPLELDPVWMERNNGLMAGLKPEEVRQRLPQPAFIHPYLAVGQTGESQWQLYLRAGAAVQSLFERPPGKYLVVSHGGLLNMFFYAILGITPQPNFHGPRFRFNNSAFATVSYNPTSHHWYIIGVNDHLHAKTAEE
- a CDS encoding methionyl-tRNA formyltransferase, with the translated sequence MMPRTVFMGSPEFALPALRSLATRYPVVGVVTQPDRPAGRGRQLSPPPVKLLAEELELPVIQPRRLSEPGAYDQLQQWAPELIIVTAFGQILRPAVLELPKYGCINVHGSLLPLWRGAAPIQAAILNGDNLTGITIMRMDSGIDTGPILSQKSLPINRDDNALSLAAKLAELGAELLDETLPRYLSGALTPTAQDENLATYAPMIKKEDGLLNFSFPAIVLDRKVRAYNPWPGAFTYWNNQMLKIHRAHPIVGINGVAGKHTIYQDLPAIFTGEGLLVLEELQLSGRTSQSGKIFLLGVRNWES
- a CDS encoding PIG-L family deacetylase, whose product is MAIHAHPDDIEFTCAGTLARWAKLGSHIIYVLCTSGDVGIDEPGMTREKATQIREAESREAARIAGVNDVVFLREPDGLLQPTLELRKKIVREIRRYKPEVILTGDPTIVWSGSDYINHPDHRAAAMAALDATFPAAGQPNLFEDLADEGLSGHKVRKVYAHVWENADVYVNIEDTIDTKVAALRAHKSQLKDWDPEEMIKQWGAEAARGKEMPYAETFKVVALLDDETWQKTKNKT